In the Burkholderia glumae LMG 2196 = ATCC 33617 genome, one interval contains:
- a CDS encoding TonB-dependent receptor family protein, which produces MIRFSRLAAALSGVLSAVAASGAAAQAGVAAGGAAEPASATPLPPIAVDARPIASPTSLSSAALKRRLDQTAGSVGFVDASSYLNTYAFTLRDVLQNAPGVFVENRYGQELRLSIRGSGIARGYHARGLDILQDGIPTNLADGSGDYYQIDPLALQATEIYKGGNGLQYGASTLGGAINFVTPTAHTAEAPNLVRVEGGSDGTLRTGAQLSRVIGPLDFLATFSVNHAHGWRDHERGRYRQFNANLGYRFSPSVETRFYVGAYLVDQQLPGSLSLFDALHRPAAASPGALSGDQARNSRTERIANRTTLELGGGELQFDTWAIHKSLYHPIFQVIDQDGWTYGFAPRFTAHPVAAGMRDDLMVGARFFGGRTGASQFVNVHGERGAQTLDARQSAFNYEAYLENRLFFLPTVALMTGVKVLHSVREYIDYGGLPGDAAYRSTRASYSGLNPKLGLLWRPAREIQAFADITRSQDVPDFTDLSQTFAATTRFTPLAAQHAWTLELGTRGTRDRLSWDLTAYRSLVRDQLLQYTTDPAIPAATFNANKTVLQGIEAGASIELWRDLTRRGAGDRITLSGLWNVSDFRFQDDPQYGSKRIAGVPLHVLRGVLGYARPNGFHVSASLDWVPSGAWADDANTLRVPGYTVFGMQAGMDFRNGLSIYIDLRNLANKRYVSDISTVANARTASSTAIFYPGAGRSLFAGMRCAF; this is translated from the coding sequence ATGATCCGCTTTTCCCGACTCGCGGCCGCCTTGTCCGGCGTGCTGTCCGCCGTTGCCGCATCCGGCGCGGCCGCGCAGGCCGGCGTCGCCGCCGGCGGCGCGGCCGAGCCCGCGTCCGCCACGCCGCTGCCGCCGATCGCCGTCGATGCCCGGCCGATCGCCTCGCCCACCTCGCTGTCCAGCGCCGCTCTGAAGCGCCGGCTCGACCAGACGGCCGGCTCGGTCGGCTTCGTCGACGCGTCGAGCTACCTGAACACCTATGCGTTCACGCTGCGCGACGTGCTGCAGAACGCGCCGGGCGTGTTCGTCGAGAACCGCTACGGCCAGGAGCTGCGGTTGTCGATCCGCGGTTCGGGCATTGCGCGCGGCTATCACGCGCGCGGCCTCGACATTCTGCAGGACGGCATCCCGACCAACCTCGCCGACGGCAGCGGCGACTATTACCAGATCGATCCGCTCGCGCTGCAGGCCACCGAGATCTACAAGGGCGGTAACGGCCTGCAATACGGTGCGTCCACGCTGGGCGGCGCGATCAACTTCGTGACGCCGACCGCCCATACGGCCGAGGCGCCGAACCTCGTGCGCGTGGAGGGCGGCAGCGACGGCACGCTGCGCACCGGCGCGCAGCTCTCGCGCGTGATCGGGCCGCTCGATTTCCTTGCCACCTTCAGCGTGAACCATGCGCACGGCTGGCGCGACCACGAGCGCGGCCGGTACCGGCAGTTCAATGCGAACCTCGGCTACCGCTTCAGCCCGAGCGTGGAGACGCGCTTCTACGTCGGCGCCTACCTGGTCGACCAGCAACTGCCCGGCTCGCTCTCCTTGTTCGATGCGCTGCATCGTCCCGCCGCCGCGTCCCCGGGGGCGCTGTCGGGCGACCAGGCGCGCAACTCGCGCACCGAGCGCATCGCGAACCGCACCACGCTCGAGCTGGGCGGCGGCGAACTGCAGTTCGACACCTGGGCGATCCACAAGAGCCTCTATCACCCGATTTTCCAGGTCATCGACCAGGACGGCTGGACCTACGGCTTCGCGCCGCGCTTCACCGCGCATCCGGTAGCGGCCGGCATGCGCGATGACCTGATGGTCGGCGCGCGCTTCTTCGGCGGGCGCACCGGGGCCAGCCAGTTCGTCAACGTACACGGCGAACGCGGCGCGCAGACGCTCGACGCGCGGCAGAGCGCGTTCAACTACGAGGCCTATCTCGAGAACCGGCTGTTCTTCCTGCCCACCGTCGCGCTGATGACGGGCGTGAAGGTGCTGCACTCGGTGCGCGAATACATCGACTACGGCGGCCTGCCGGGCGATGCCGCCTACCGCTCCACGCGCGCCTCGTACAGCGGCCTGAACCCGAAGCTCGGCCTGCTCTGGCGGCCCGCGCGCGAGATCCAGGCATTCGCCGACATCACGCGCAGCCAGGACGTGCCCGACTTCACGGACCTCTCGCAGACCTTTGCCGCCACCACGCGCTTTACGCCGCTCGCGGCGCAGCACGCCTGGACCCTCGAGCTCGGCACGCGCGGCACGCGCGATCGCCTCAGCTGGGACCTGACAGCCTACCGTTCGCTGGTGCGCGACCAGTTGCTCCAATACACGACCGATCCGGCCATCCCGGCCGCGACCTTCAACGCCAACAAGACGGTGCTGCAAGGCATCGAGGCCGGCGCGTCGATCGAGCTCTGGCGCGACCTCACGCGCCGCGGCGCAGGCGATCGCATCACGCTGTCGGGCCTCTGGAACGTCAGCGATTTCCGCTTCCAGGACGATCCGCAATACGGCTCGAAGCGCATCGCCGGCGTGCCGCTCCACGTGCTGCGCGGCGTGCTCGGCTATGCGCGGCCCAACGGCTTTCACGTCTCGGCCAGCCTCGACTGGGTGCCCTCGGGTGCCTGGGCCGACGACGCGAATACGCTGCGCGTGCCCGGCTACACGGTGTTCGGCATGCAGGCGGGGATGGATTTTCGCAACGGTCTGTCGATTTATATCGATCTGCGCAATCTCGCGAACAAGCGCTACGTGTCGGACATCAGCACGGTGGCGAACGCGCGGACCGCGTCGAGCACCGCGATCTTCTATCCGGGGGCCGGGCGCAGCCTGTTCGCGGGAATGCGCTGCGCGTTCTGA
- a CDS encoding RidA family protein: MSLPTQFWMVEGAPTPVGPFSHATERDGWIFVTGQMPTQPDDDGAPLPDGIVAQTRRVMDNLILVLKGMGLGLEHVMSARIFLTEFKRDYAAMNETYASYFPQGRLPARTCVGVTGLARDAIVEIDFIAKRP, translated from the coding sequence ATGTCTTTACCCACGCAGTTCTGGATGGTCGAGGGCGCGCCGACGCCGGTCGGCCCGTTCTCTCACGCGACCGAGCGCGACGGCTGGATCTTCGTGACCGGCCAGATGCCGACGCAGCCCGACGACGACGGCGCGCCGCTGCCCGACGGCATCGTCGCGCAGACGCGGCGCGTGATGGACAACCTGATCCTGGTACTGAAGGGCATGGGGCTCGGCCTCGAGCACGTGATGTCGGCGCGCATCTTCCTGACCGAGTTCAAGCGCGACTACGCGGCCATGAACGAGACCTACGCGTCGTATTTCCCGCAGGGCCGGCTGCCGGCCCGTACCTGCGTGGGCGTGACGGGGCTCGCGCGCGACGCGATCGTCGAGATCGATTTCATCGCCAAGCGGCCCTGA
- a CDS encoding copper resistance protein CopC produces the protein MTLRQFAARGAAALLLAAAAPLAFAHAHPTERTPGAGATAPASTTAVTIDFDEGLEPAFSSIKVTDAAGQSVTRGKSSVGGDAGKRMSVALAALKPGVYTVHWVAVATDGHRTQGTYTFTVQ, from the coding sequence ATGACACTTCGCCAGTTCGCTGCACGCGGCGCTGCCGCCCTGCTGCTCGCGGCCGCCGCGCCGCTCGCGTTCGCGCACGCGCATCCGACCGAACGCACGCCCGGCGCCGGCGCCACCGCGCCGGCCTCGACCACGGCCGTCACGATCGATTTCGACGAGGGGCTCGAACCCGCGTTCAGCTCGATCAAGGTGACCGACGCGGCGGGCCAGTCCGTCACGCGCGGCAAGTCGAGCGTGGGCGGTGATGCCGGCAAGCGCATGAGCGTCGCGCTCGCCGCGCTGAAGCCGGGCGTCTATACCGTCCACTGGGTCGCCGTCGCCACCGACGGCCATCGCACCCAGGGCACCTATACGTTCACCGTGCAGTGA
- a CDS encoding copper chaperone PCu(A)C, which translates to MNIAFRLLAAVPLAAACATALAAPGTLTISHCRIRAMPAGIPSGGFFEVANSGAKPVDLTEVSTDAFGMVMLHQTQSNGSMSKMVMVDKATVPAHGTLSFAPGGYHVMLEEPKQALKVGTTIPLTFTFSDGEKLSSPCLLESPKTMSK; encoded by the coding sequence ATGAACATCGCATTCCGTCTGCTCGCCGCCGTCCCCCTCGCTGCTGCCTGCGCCACCGCGCTGGCCGCGCCGGGCACCCTGACCATCTCGCATTGCCGGATCCGCGCGATGCCGGCCGGCATCCCGTCGGGCGGCTTCTTCGAGGTGGCGAACTCGGGCGCGAAGCCCGTCGACCTGACCGAGGTGAGCACCGACGCGTTCGGCATGGTCATGCTGCACCAGACGCAGAGCAACGGCAGCATGTCGAAGATGGTGATGGTGGACAAGGCGACGGTGCCGGCCCACGGCACGCTGTCGTTCGCGCCGGGCGGCTATCACGTGATGCTGGAAGAGCCGAAGCAGGCGCTCAAGGTGGGCACCACGATCCCGCTGACCTTCACGTTCAGCGACGGCGAGAAGCTCAGTTCGCCGTGCCTGCTGGAAAGCCCGAAGACGATGTCGAAATGA
- a CDS encoding SCO family protein, whose amino-acid sequence MSTRSAPPAFRASRRAATLAIVGALAGVSLLSGCKPSEPSFTNLDITGNTQFGRDFSLPDTDGRIRTLADYRGKVVVLLFGYTHCPDVCPTTLAELAQALNQLGPDVAKRVQVLFVSVDPKRDTNPVLAQYVSAFDPSFRALRPANEAQLKQVSRDFRITYEQVAGSNADNYSMNHTAASIVFDPSGKPRLFARDGQGTAPWVHDLPLLLKQDA is encoded by the coding sequence ATGTCCACCCGATCTGCCCCTCCCGCGTTCCGCGCCTCGCGGCGCGCGGCCACCCTCGCGATCGTCGGCGCGCTCGCCGGCGTTTCGCTGCTGTCCGGCTGCAAGCCGAGCGAGCCTTCGTTCACCAATCTCGACATCACCGGCAACACGCAGTTCGGCCGCGACTTCTCGCTGCCCGACACCGACGGCAGGATCCGCACGCTGGCCGACTATCGCGGCAAGGTCGTGGTGCTGCTGTTCGGCTACACGCATTGCCCCGACGTCTGCCCGACCACGCTCGCCGAACTGGCGCAGGCGCTGAACCAGCTCGGCCCCGACGTCGCGAAACGCGTGCAGGTGCTGTTCGTCAGCGTCGATCCGAAGCGCGACACGAACCCGGTGCTCGCGCAATACGTGAGCGCCTTCGATCCGTCGTTCCGCGCGCTGCGGCCCGCCAACGAGGCACAGCTGAAACAGGTGAGCCGCGACTTCCGCATCACCTACGAGCAGGTGGCCGGCTCCAATGCCGACAACTATTCGATGAACCACACCGCCGCCAGCATCGTGTTCGATCCGAGCGGCAAGCCGCGCCTGTTCGCGCGCGACGGCCAGGGCACCGCGCCGTGGGTTCACGATCTGCCGCTGCTGCTCAAGCAAGACGCGTGA
- a CDS encoding DUF2946 family protein produces MPPPTDSRRRLTAWLGLLAVWLLVLMPLASQLAEAAAARRPDAAICTAAHSARHAPAGTALSACGYCDLLAAHSYAPPTPAPAALPLHPLVQRAAPPLPVPAPRSFATLAASARAPPPSA; encoded by the coding sequence ATGCCGCCTCCTACCGATTCCCGTCGCCGCCTGACTGCCTGGCTCGGCCTGCTGGCCGTCTGGCTGCTGGTGCTGATGCCGCTCGCGAGCCAGCTGGCCGAGGCGGCGGCCGCGCGCCGGCCCGACGCGGCGATCTGTACTGCCGCGCATTCGGCCCGCCATGCTCCGGCCGGCACCGCGCTGTCCGCCTGCGGCTACTGCGACCTGCTCGCCGCCCATTCCTACGCCCCACCCACGCCCGCGCCGGCCGCCCTGCCGCTGCATCCGCTCGTGCAACGCGCGGCGCCCCCGCTGCCCGTGCCGGCGCCGCGTTCGTTCGCGACGCTCGCCGCCTCGGCACGCGCGCCGCCGCCGTCGGCCTGA